Proteins co-encoded in one Xyrauchen texanus isolate HMW12.3.18 chromosome 19, RBS_HiC_50CHRs, whole genome shotgun sequence genomic window:
- the LOC127659671 gene encoding THO complex subunit 3-like produces MASSYYQEMQDIFRNNNKSREFPAHSAKVHSVAWSCDGKRLASGSFDKTASVFVLEKDRLVKENNYRGHGDSVDQLCWHPTNPDLFVTASGDKTIRIWDVRTTKCMATVSTKGENINICWSPDGQTIAVGNKDDVVTFIDAKTHRARGEEQFKFEVNEISWNNDNDMFFLTNGNGCINILSYPDLKLIQSINAHPSNCICIKFDPTGKYFATGSADALVSLWDVEELVCVRCFSRLDWPVRTLSFSHDGKMLASASEDHFIDIAEVETGEKLWEIQCESPTFTVAWHPKRPLLAYACDDKEGKYDSNREAGTVKLFGLPNDS; encoded by the exons ATGGCGTCCTCGTACTATCAGGAGATGCAGGATATATTCAGGAATAACAATAAAAGCAGAGAGTTCCCGGCGCATAGCGCTAAAGTGCATTCAGTAGCCTGGAGTTGCGATGGAAAAAGACTGGCGTCCGGTTCATTTGATAAAACGGCCAGTGTGTTTGTCCTAGAAAAGGATCGTCTA GTGAAGGAAAACAACTACAGAGGGCATGGAGACAGTGTGGATCAGCTGTGTTGGCATCCTACCAACCCTGATCTGTTCGTCACTGCATCAGGAGACAAAACCATCCGCATCTGGGATGTGCGGACCACCAAATGCATGGCCACAGTCAGCACAAAAG gGGAGAATATCAACATATGTTGGAGTCCAGATGGTCAAACCATTGCTGTAGGCAATAAGGATGATGTTGTAACTTTCATTGATGCTAAGACACACCGTGCACGTGGTGAAGAGCAGTTCAAGTTTGAGGTCAATGAGATCTCCTGGAATAATGACAATGACATGTTCTTTCTTACAAATGGCAATGGCTGCATCAACATATTGAg CTACCCTGATCTCAAACTCATTCAGTCTATAAATGCCCACCCATCCAACTGTATCTGCATTAAGTTTGATCCCACTGGAAAGTATTTTGCCACAGGAAGTGCAGATGCCCTGGTCAGTCTGTGGGATGTGGAAGAGCTGGTGTGTGTTCGATGCTTCTCAAG ACTTGACTGGCCTGTGCGAACACTTAGTTTTAGTCATGATGGTAAAATGCTGGCATCGGCGTCCGAGGATCATTTTATTGATATTGCAGAAGTAGAGACTG GTGAGAAACTCTGGGAGATTCAGTGTGAGTCTCCAACCTTTACTGTAGCATGGCATCCAAAGAGACCACTGTTGGCATATGCCTGCGATGACAAGGAGGGGAaatatgacagtaaccgagaagCAGGAACAGTCAAGCTCTTTGGACTTCCTAATGACTCTTGA